One Nitrospira sp. SG-bin1 genomic region harbors:
- a CDS encoding alpha-L-glycero-D-manno-heptose beta-1,4-glucosyltransferase, with protein MSLSAYIIAYNEAKKIADTINSVLWADEIIVADSASTDETARIAQDLGARVVQIPFQGFGHLRNQAIKACTYEWIFSLDTDEQCTPEVRDEILMILSGTPAHDAYLVPRRNYFMGRWIKHSGWYPNFRQPQLFRKGSMNYVESPVHEGYELLTPKPVGRLNHAIWQIPFRDFEEVVKKANRYSSLGVLKLADQRVSMGSALFHGIWSFLKHYVAKRGFLDGWAGFVIAFGNFEGTFYRYAKRFEQQEMWSLPKQMPLRRPGSSPSK; from the coding sequence ATGAGCCTTTCCGCTTATATCATCGCCTACAACGAAGCGAAGAAGATCGCCGATACCATCAACAGTGTGCTGTGGGCCGACGAAATCATCGTGGCCGATTCCGCCAGTACCGATGAGACCGCTCGAATCGCCCAAGACTTGGGAGCCCGCGTCGTCCAGATTCCGTTCCAGGGATTCGGCCATCTGCGAAATCAAGCCATCAAAGCCTGTACGTATGAATGGATTTTCAGTCTCGACACGGACGAACAATGCACGCCGGAGGTCCGGGATGAAATCCTCATGATCCTGAGCGGAACTCCGGCGCATGACGCCTATCTTGTGCCGAGACGGAATTACTTCATGGGACGCTGGATCAAACATTCCGGCTGGTATCCGAATTTTCGTCAGCCGCAATTGTTTCGCAAAGGATCCATGAACTACGTGGAATCTCCCGTTCACGAAGGATATGAATTATTGACTCCCAAGCCGGTCGGTCGGCTGAACCATGCGATTTGGCAGATCCCATTCAGGGACTTTGAGGAGGTGGTCAAGAAGGCCAACCGCTATTCATCATTGGGAGTGTTGAAGCTTGCCGACCAACGAGTATCGATGGGGAGTGCGTTGTTTCATGGCATCTGGTCATTTCTCAAGCATTATGTGGCGAAGCGGGGGTTTCTGGACGGCTGGGCCGGGTTTGTCATCGCATTCGGTAATTTCGAAGGAACCTTTTATCGGTATGCCAAACGGTTTGAACAGCAGGAAATGTGGTCGCTCCCCAAACAGATGCCGCTCCGGCGCCCCGGCAGCTCGCCTTCGAAATGA
- a CDS encoding glycosyl transferase family 2, which yields MKTAVIVTTYNRPDALAAVLEGYCSQSDQDFTLVVADDGSKQETQEVIRHYVRRAPFPLTHVWQEDRGFRAAAIRNRAVASVSVDYIVFTDGDCVPSRHFVQVHKRLAEPGYFLGSNRVLLSAALTSRILRQRLPIHTWSPIDWVWCWSKRDVNRVLPLIKIPDGPFRKWAPDRWKGIKTCNFSVWRDDLIRVNGLDESYEGWGLEDSDLVIRLLHAGVKHKNARMAAAVFHLWHPEQDRMTLTDNQKRLDDLLRSSTVRAAIGLEQCGGL from the coding sequence ATGAAAACTGCGGTGATCGTGACGACATACAATCGTCCTGATGCGCTGGCGGCTGTGCTGGAAGGGTATTGTAGTCAAAGCGATCAAGATTTCACGCTCGTGGTTGCGGATGACGGTTCGAAGCAGGAGACTCAAGAGGTCATCCGGCACTATGTACGACGGGCACCCTTCCCGCTCACGCACGTGTGGCAGGAAGATCGGGGATTTCGAGCCGCCGCCATCCGCAATCGTGCCGTCGCGTCGGTGAGCGTCGACTATATTGTTTTTACCGATGGAGACTGTGTTCCCTCACGACATTTCGTGCAAGTCCATAAACGACTGGCGGAGCCGGGTTACTTCCTCGGATCGAATCGCGTATTGCTTTCAGCCGCGCTGACGAGCCGTATCCTTCGCCAGCGATTGCCGATCCATACATGGAGCCCAATCGATTGGGTATGGTGTTGGTCGAAACGGGACGTCAATCGAGTGCTTCCACTGATAAAAATCCCTGATGGTCCGTTTCGTAAATGGGCGCCTGATCGCTGGAAAGGGATCAAGACATGCAATTTCTCCGTATGGAGGGATGATCTGATCCGTGTGAATGGACTCGATGAGTCCTACGAAGGATGGGGGTTGGAGGATTCCGACTTGGTCATTCGACTGCTCCACGCGGGAGTGAAGCATAAGAACGCACGGATGGCTGCGGCGGTGTTCCATTTATGGCATCCGGAGCAGGATCGCATGACGCTAACCGACAATCAGAAGCGTCTGGATGATCTTTTGCGCTCGTCCACCGTTCGAGCCGCCATCGGGCTCGAACAATGTGGTGGTCTCTGA
- a CDS encoding spore coat protein, translating to MKGVVLAGGLGTRLLPLTKVTNKHLLPVYNRPMIYYPIQTLVNAGVTEIMLVTGGNNAGDFLRLLGNGTEFGLKHLNYTYQEGEGGIADALRLAEHFADGESICVMLGDNIIQGNVAKAAYHFRHQRSGARILLKEVPDPQRFGVPVLEGERVVKIEEKPLHPRSPYAVTGIYFYDSQVFGFIRSLKPSARGELEITDVNNAYIKAGMLTWDLLEGWWTDAGTIESLHLANQLVGQTGANNLDLAA from the coding sequence GTGAAAGGCGTCGTGCTGGCGGGTGGGTTGGGAACCAGGTTATTGCCTCTCACCAAGGTTACAAACAAACATCTGCTTCCGGTGTATAACCGGCCGATGATCTATTATCCGATTCAGACGTTGGTCAATGCGGGTGTGACTGAAATCATGTTGGTGACGGGTGGGAACAATGCGGGTGACTTTTTAAGATTGCTCGGGAACGGAACAGAGTTCGGGCTCAAACATCTCAACTATACCTATCAGGAAGGCGAGGGTGGCATTGCCGACGCACTTCGGTTGGCCGAGCACTTTGCCGATGGAGAATCCATTTGCGTCATGTTGGGCGACAACATCATCCAAGGGAACGTCGCCAAGGCAGCATATCACTTTCGCCATCAGCGAAGTGGGGCAAGGATTCTCCTCAAAGAAGTCCCGGATCCACAACGGTTTGGCGTGCCGGTTTTGGAAGGAGAACGTGTCGTAAAGATAGAAGAAAAGCCGCTTCATCCTCGATCTCCGTATGCCGTCACGGGGATTTATTTTTATGATTCCCAAGTCTTCGGGTTTATTCGTTCGCTCAAACCATCAGCGAGGGGGGAACTGGAGATTACCGACGTCAACAACGCTTATATCAAGGCCGGAATGCTGACATGGGATCTGCTCGAGGGATGGTGGACGGATGCCGGCACCATCGAGTCTCTCCATCTGGCCAATCAGCTGGTCGGCCAAACCGGTGCCAACAATCTTGATCTGGCGGCATAG
- a CDS encoding dTDP-glucose 4,6-dehydratase — protein sequence MRILVTGGAGFIGSHLVRRLVASAQHQVVNLDALCYSGNLTNLDTVSRKGGYVFVHGDICDGSLVSSVLRKHRIEGIINCAAETHVDRSILDPGCFARTDVVGTGVLLEQGRHAGVKRFLQVSTDEVYGSVESGLSTEGDRVEPRSPYSASKAGGDLLVLSYWTTYQFPVVVTRGSNTYGPNQYPEKFIPLFVTNAIDDQLLPLYGDGRYHRDWLAVEDHCAGIERAFFHGEPGTVYNIGAGNERENIAVAEEILSCLGKPKTLLRFVADRPGHDRRYAVDSGKLRRLGWRPVVPFEDGLRATIQWYREHESWWRPIKSGEFRKYYEQMYGKRLQQAS from the coding sequence ATGCGCATCCTTGTCACCGGCGGTGCCGGTTTCATCGGGTCCCACCTTGTCCGGCGTCTAGTCGCCTCTGCACAGCACCAGGTTGTCAACCTCGATGCTCTCTGCTATTCGGGGAATCTGACCAATCTGGATACGGTCAGCCGAAAGGGCGGGTATGTGTTTGTCCATGGCGACATTTGTGATGGATCGTTGGTTTCATCCGTGCTTCGCAAGCATCGCATCGAGGGCATCATCAATTGTGCGGCGGAGACGCATGTCGACCGTTCGATCCTTGATCCGGGATGCTTCGCGCGCACGGATGTGGTGGGCACGGGCGTGTTGCTTGAACAAGGACGACATGCTGGGGTGAAACGGTTTCTTCAAGTCAGTACCGACGAAGTGTACGGCAGCGTCGAATCCGGTCTGTCAACGGAAGGAGATCGAGTTGAGCCGCGTAGCCCTTACTCAGCCAGCAAAGCAGGCGGAGATCTCCTGGTGTTGAGCTACTGGACTACCTATCAATTTCCGGTGGTGGTGACGAGGGGCAGCAATACCTATGGCCCCAATCAGTATCCGGAAAAATTCATTCCTCTCTTCGTCACGAATGCGATAGATGATCAGCTGTTGCCCTTGTACGGCGACGGCAGATACCATCGCGATTGGCTGGCCGTCGAAGACCATTGTGCCGGGATCGAACGGGCTTTTTTCCATGGAGAGCCGGGAACCGTGTACAACATCGGTGCGGGAAACGAGCGCGAAAACATTGCGGTCGCCGAGGAGATTCTCTCGTGCCTAGGCAAACCGAAGACCTTGCTCCGCTTCGTGGCAGACAGACCCGGTCATGATCGACGATATGCGGTTGATAGCGGGAAGCTTCGTCGGCTTGGATGGCGTCCGGTCGTCCCGTTCGAAGATGGGCTGCGCGCGACGATTCAATGGTATCGAGAACATGAGTCCTGGTGGCGCCCCATCAAGTCCGGAGAGTTCCGAAAGTATTATGAACAGATGTACGGTAAGCGGTTACAACAAGCCAGTTGA
- a CDS encoding HAD family hydrolase, which yields MFATDVDGVLTDAGMYYSESGDEWKKFNTRDGMGIKLLQKAGLITAIVTQERTRLVARRAEKLAIPELHQGVMDKLSVLRDMAMRYSLSLRQIAYIGDDVNDIEALKAAGLSAAPADALPQVLDVVDYVCRQKGGEGAVRELAEMILHSYDSYDEPKTTKSRR from the coding sequence TTGTTCGCCACTGATGTGGACGGAGTCCTCACCGATGCCGGCATGTACTATTCCGAGTCGGGCGATGAATGGAAGAAGTTCAATACCCGTGACGGGATGGGAATCAAATTGCTCCAGAAGGCCGGACTCATCACCGCCATCGTGACCCAAGAGCGAACCCGATTGGTGGCCAGACGGGCCGAAAAGCTCGCCATTCCCGAGCTCCATCAGGGAGTAATGGACAAGTTGTCGGTGCTTCGAGATATGGCCATGCGATACAGTCTCTCGCTCCGGCAGATTGCGTATATCGGTGACGATGTCAACGACATCGAAGCCTTGAAGGCGGCGGGATTGTCCGCAGCCCCTGCGGATGCTCTTCCGCAAGTGTTGGACGTCGTCGACTATGTCTGCCGACAGAAGGGGGGGGAGGGGGCGGTGCGTGAGCTTGCCGAGATGATCCTCCATTCTTACGACTCTTACGACGAACCGAAGACGACCAAGTCGCGCCGTTGA